From Streptomyces zhihengii, the proteins below share one genomic window:
- a CDS encoding methylaspartate mutase: MDRPPAFGTFVAAASAAGRLVVQPRMGFGDPARMRDGLARTRAATARTAGTLTVDSYTRVGDLATARAAVADGTRLNGYPIAAHGPDTTRGVLDGLHGPDFPVQVRHGSARPEPIVRALAAAGLDATEGGPVSYCLPYGRTPLRDSVAAWARACELLATGARPGAVPHLESFGGCLLGQLCPPGLLVAMSVLECLFFTRYGLRSVSLSYAQQTDAGQDEEALRALHRLAGEFLPRDVDHHVVLYTYMGVYPRTEQGATRLLEASARLAVRSGAGRLIVKTAAEAHRIPTVEENVRALETAAAAAALAGPAAPGTGTGEDGEIYQEARTLVETVLGLHPDLSRALTAAFARGLLDVPFCLHPDNAGRSLGCIDSGGRLRWARTGAMPLRADAAAGAAPLTSSGLLGALNHVADRYDSPRRDDTGTEHGDGRHDRPPATPLPV, translated from the coding sequence ATGGACCGGCCCCCCGCCTTCGGCACCTTCGTCGCCGCCGCGTCCGCCGCCGGCCGCCTCGTCGTCCAGCCCCGCATGGGCTTCGGCGACCCCGCCCGGATGCGGGACGGCCTCGCCCGGACCCGGGCCGCGACGGCCCGCACCGCGGGCACGCTCACCGTCGACAGCTACACCCGGGTCGGCGACCTGGCCACCGCCCGTGCCGCCGTCGCCGACGGCACCCGCCTCAACGGCTACCCGATCGCCGCCCACGGCCCGGACACCACCCGGGGCGTCCTCGACGGACTGCACGGCCCCGACTTCCCCGTACAGGTTCGGCACGGTTCGGCCCGCCCCGAACCCATCGTCCGCGCCCTCGCCGCCGCCGGCCTCGACGCCACCGAGGGCGGCCCCGTCTCCTACTGCCTCCCCTACGGCCGCACCCCGCTGCGCGACTCCGTCGCCGCGTGGGCCCGCGCCTGCGAACTGCTCGCCACCGGCGCCCGACCCGGTGCCGTCCCGCACCTGGAGAGCTTCGGCGGCTGCCTCCTCGGCCAGCTCTGCCCGCCCGGACTGCTGGTGGCCATGAGCGTCCTGGAGTGCCTCTTCTTCACCCGGTACGGACTGCGCAGCGTCTCCCTGAGCTACGCCCAGCAGACCGACGCCGGCCAGGACGAGGAGGCCCTGCGCGCCCTGCACCGCCTGGCCGGCGAGTTCCTTCCCCGCGACGTCGACCACCACGTCGTGCTCTACACCTACATGGGCGTCTACCCGCGCACCGAACAGGGCGCCACCCGGCTGCTGGAGGCGTCCGCACGCCTCGCGGTGCGCTCCGGCGCGGGCCGCCTCATCGTCAAGACCGCCGCCGAGGCCCACCGCATCCCCACCGTCGAGGAGAACGTCCGCGCCCTGGAGACGGCCGCCGCGGCCGCCGCGCTCGCCGGACCGGCCGCCCCCGGCACGGGCACCGGAGAGGACGGCGAGATCTACCAGGAGGCCCGGACCCTCGTGGAGACCGTCCTCGGCCTCCACCCCGACCTGTCCCGCGCCCTCACCGCGGCCTTCGCCCGCGGACTGCTGGACGTGCCCTTCTGCCTCCACCCCGACAACGCCGGCCGCTCGCTCGGCTGCATCGACTCCGGCGGACGGCTGCGCTGGGCCCGCACCGGCGCCATGCCGCTGCGCGCCGACGCCGCGGCCGGCGCCGCGCCGCTCACCTCGTCCGGCCTGCTCGGAGCCCTGAACCACGTCGCCGACCGCTACGACAGCCCGCGCCGCGACGACACCGGCACCGAACACGGCGACGGCCGCCACGACCGCCCGCCCGCCACCCCGCTCCCCGTCTGA
- a CDS encoding cobalamin B12-binding domain-containing protein, translating to MKILLSGTASDSHTWNLVYLRLFLEEQGHEVVGLGPCVDAELLVAGCLRHAPDTVVLSSVNGHGYRDGLTAVRRLRAEPALAGLPVVLGGKLGVAGHRQEADVSALTEAGCDAVLGEDLDALRGFLAARARREVPA from the coding sequence ATGAAGATTCTCCTGAGCGGAACCGCATCGGATTCCCACACATGGAATCTCGTGTATCTCCGTCTCTTCCTCGAGGAGCAGGGGCACGAGGTCGTCGGGCTCGGCCCCTGCGTCGACGCCGAGCTGCTCGTCGCCGGCTGTCTGCGGCACGCGCCCGACACGGTGGTGCTCAGCAGCGTCAACGGGCACGGCTACCGCGACGGTCTCACCGCGGTCCGCCGGCTGCGCGCGGAACCCGCGCTCGCCGGACTGCCCGTGGTCCTCGGAGGCAAACTCGGCGTCGCCGGCCACCGCCAGGAGGCCGACGTCAGCGCGCTGACCGAGGCCGGCTGCGACGCCGTGCTCGGGGAGGATCTCGACGCCCTGCGCGGCTTCCTCGCCGCACGGGCCCGCAGGGAGGTGCCGGCCTGA
- a CDS encoding MbtH family protein, whose amino-acid sequence MSESVNPFDQAEGVFHVVVNDEGQHALWPAFADVPAGWNGVWGPGPRTEALDYITVHWTDIRPRSLVAQYA is encoded by the coding sequence ATGAGCGAGTCCGTCAACCCGTTCGACCAGGCCGAAGGTGTTTTCCACGTCGTCGTGAACGACGAGGGCCAGCACGCCCTGTGGCCCGCCTTCGCGGACGTCCCGGCCGGCTGGAACGGCGTCTGGGGACCGGGCCCGCGCACCGAGGCCCTCGACTACATCACCGTTCACTGGACCGACATCCGCCCGCGCAGCCTCGTCGCCCAGTACGCCTGA
- a CDS encoding non-ribosomal peptide synthetase, with amino-acid sequence MPPSGTDDLLDGGPSPDPAPPVLDLMDHQVRTRPGATALVHGDTSLTYAALAAAVRERAAALAAEGAGPGRLVALHRPRGVDAIVGLLAVLTTGAAYLPLDVRAPDARNEAILRDACGDTAPAPAEVARRGEVVLDGPGAGEGAAYVIYTSGSTGTPNGVVVAHDSLAHFIAGATPAYGIGPDDRVLQFSPLHFDASIQEIFATLGAGGTLVLRTDDMLDVGELLDGCARHGVTLLDLPAAYWHELVYVLATGSARLPEALRTVIIYGEAALPERIAQWRALAGERVRLLNAYGPTETTVVATVADLTRHEPGPVPIGRPLPGVRAAVVAGELWLLGGGLTRGYLHRPELNSRRFTALDGERAYRTGDLVTIGEDRQILYHGRLDDEVKIGGQRIDPAAVDSVLAGHPAVREAAVVAQQDADGVKRLVAFTVTEGGTAPEELRDWVRDRMPAAAVPAVSLVVSLPRTTSGKINRKVLRTADPGLPVVHEDPLPPEDRVPLSHAQRRLWLVDQLDGPSAAYNMPIVLDLDAAPDRAALAAAVTDLVERHEVLRTVFPAPGDEPYQHVLAPGTVRLRTVECPAGELRCSVARFTAETFDLSRELPLRVALFLPDDGPGATLAVLLHHVAGDGWSLAPLMNDLSAAYRARAGGDAPGFDPLPVQYADYTLWQNDVLGDPADPDSVVARGLGHWRTALDGLPAETALPLDRPRPADRTHEGGIVHTDLGADVHERLVRLAAAHDASVLMVLQAALGLALRAAGAGDRLALGTPVAGREDEALDDLVGFFVNTLVLPTDTSGDPAFAALLDRVRESDLAAFAHQGIPFDLLVEQLSPPRAPGLHPLFQVMLTLRTAVTAEETFRFGGDGGGGAAGTGAADAGITGRFAGEGPATTKFDLTAACVELRGADDAPAGLRIALEYARDVLDEDVPRILLTALERALRAAAGDAGAPVRDTDLVPGAERRALDARRTRGAERAAAREAAAAAARGATGPAAPHTDTLCGMFAEVLGLERVGPHEDFFTIGGHSMSGVRLANRIRARLGVHVQVRDLFLAPSPDALARRIAGAGHRADGTGDAGAAGRPRPAARADRPERLPLSRAQRRLWFIDTLEGPSASYNIPIVLRPAAPLAAAPLADALADLCARHEVLRTRYRDADGEPHQEVLPAARPVLDVRVVPATGLAAAAAEASAHVFDLAGEIPLRATLLEPDDGSGQVLVLLVHHIAADGWSTGPLLADLSTAYLARAEGRAPGFDPLPVQYADYALWQQDLLDGPEADAHRVFWETTLAGAPAVLDLPAARPRPAEATHRGGHAPLTLDAATHRALEALARENGATLFMVLQAALATVLTRHGAGTDLPLATMTAGRDDELLGPMVGFFVNTLVLRTDTSGDPAFADLLDRVRRTDLAAYAHQELPFDRVVEHLNPVRTTAHHPLAQVVVQLHHDYAGGVPGADAARSLFRDDAPALLTTVTTKFDLTFALTDLRDADGAPAGLTGGLEYATDLFDAPAAALIAGHLERTLRAVAADPRLRIGEMPLLTDADRFRLTGEYNDTATVVTPRGTVHELLARRAARTPDAPALITDDGTVSHGELDARADALAARLRAAGVRRGHTVGVLLERGVPLVVGALAVLKCGAAYLPLDPRLPAARIALMTADADAALLVTDTAHAPDAPGGAARTALLLVDGTDTPASAPVPEPADTAAHADDLMYVMFTSGSTGRPKGVGVTHRNVRELAADGDTARGGPHRMLVHSATGFDASVFEIWVPLLNGGCLVVMRGDGTDLAETARTVREHGVTCAYFTVGLFHVMADEGLDTLRLLREVWTGGDVAAPAAVQRVLTHCPDTVLVHSYGPTETTFASHNQWFTTGERTLGGAGLHLGRPMDNTRSHVLDTALRPVPPGVPGELYVAGAHVARGYLGRPGLTAERFVPDPFEADGSRMYRTGDRVLWTPDGELRFLGRADGQVKLRGVRIEPGEVERVLAAHPAVGQALVVVREDRPGDKALVAYAVPRAEDTVTGAELLAEARAHLPEHLVPAAVVVLDALPLTVNGKPDRAALPAPGRPAADPAGRAPRNAREEVLCGLFAEVLGVPRVGIDDNFFTLGGHSLLGVRLVNRIRRVLGVERTVRDLFRSPTPAGLLGTEDDDASAALGVLLPLSSRGTARPLFCVHPGTGVGWAYAGLARHLGADQPLYALQARSLGDPAHRPRSVEEMADTYLERIREVQPWGPYRLLGWSFGGLVAHTMAVRLREAGEQVELLALMDVHQTGPGSVRVLPPEERAPEPAGLAGAMERVRREDPVLAGFSASELRAVLRASETHAELMSRHVPGVADTDVLFFTARREGEPEGALAATWIPFTEGTVENRTLECGHLRMAEPEPLEIIGRIVSEKISALQKKETRSQS; translated from the coding sequence ATGCCCCCCAGCGGAACGGACGACCTGCTCGACGGCGGACCCTCTCCCGACCCCGCCCCGCCCGTCCTCGACCTGATGGACCATCAGGTGCGCACCCGGCCCGGCGCCACCGCCCTCGTGCACGGCGACACCTCCCTCACCTACGCGGCCCTCGCCGCCGCCGTGCGCGAACGGGCCGCCGCCCTCGCGGCCGAAGGGGCCGGCCCCGGACGGCTCGTCGCCCTGCACCGGCCGCGCGGCGTCGACGCGATCGTCGGGCTGCTCGCCGTCCTCACCACCGGCGCCGCCTACCTGCCGCTCGACGTCCGCGCCCCCGACGCCCGCAACGAGGCGATCCTGCGGGACGCCTGCGGCGACACGGCCCCCGCGCCCGCCGAGGTCGCCCGCCGCGGCGAGGTGGTCCTCGACGGGCCCGGCGCGGGCGAGGGCGCCGCCTACGTCATCTACACCTCCGGCTCCACCGGCACCCCCAACGGTGTCGTCGTCGCCCACGACTCCCTGGCCCACTTCATCGCCGGGGCCACCCCCGCCTACGGCATCGGCCCCGACGACCGGGTGCTCCAGTTCAGCCCGCTCCACTTCGACGCCAGCATCCAGGAGATCTTCGCTACCCTCGGCGCCGGCGGCACCCTCGTGCTGCGCACCGACGACATGCTCGACGTCGGCGAACTCCTCGACGGCTGCGCCCGCCACGGCGTCACCCTGCTCGACCTGCCCGCCGCCTACTGGCACGAGCTCGTGTACGTCCTGGCCACCGGCTCCGCCCGCCTCCCCGAGGCGCTGCGCACCGTCATCATCTACGGCGAGGCCGCGCTGCCCGAGCGGATCGCGCAGTGGCGCGCCCTCGCCGGCGAGCGGGTCCGGCTGCTCAACGCCTACGGCCCGACCGAGACCACCGTCGTCGCCACCGTCGCCGACCTCACCCGCCACGAGCCCGGCCCCGTCCCCATCGGACGGCCGCTGCCCGGCGTCCGGGCCGCCGTCGTCGCCGGTGAACTGTGGCTGCTCGGGGGCGGCCTCACCCGCGGCTACCTCCACCGCCCCGAGCTGAACTCCCGCCGGTTCACCGCACTCGACGGCGAACGCGCCTACCGCACCGGCGACCTGGTGACCATCGGAGAGGACCGCCAGATCCTCTACCACGGCCGCCTCGACGACGAGGTGAAGATCGGCGGCCAGCGCATCGACCCCGCCGCCGTCGACTCCGTGCTCGCCGGGCACCCCGCGGTCCGCGAGGCCGCCGTCGTCGCCCAGCAGGACGCCGACGGCGTCAAGCGGCTCGTCGCCTTCACCGTCACCGAGGGCGGCACCGCGCCCGAGGAACTGCGCGACTGGGTCCGCGACCGCATGCCGGCCGCCGCCGTGCCCGCCGTCTCCCTGGTCGTCTCCCTGCCGCGCACCACCTCCGGCAAGATCAACCGCAAGGTGCTGCGCACCGCCGACCCTGGCCTGCCCGTCGTCCACGAGGACCCGCTGCCGCCCGAGGACCGGGTCCCGCTCTCGCACGCCCAGCGCCGGCTGTGGCTCGTCGACCAGCTCGACGGCCCCTCCGCCGCCTACAACATGCCCATCGTCCTCGACCTGGACGCGGCCCCCGACCGCGCGGCGCTCGCCGCCGCCGTGACCGACCTCGTCGAACGGCACGAGGTGCTGCGCACCGTCTTCCCCGCACCCGGCGACGAGCCCTACCAGCACGTGCTCGCCCCCGGCACCGTCCGGCTGCGGACCGTCGAGTGCCCGGCGGGCGAACTCCGGTGCAGCGTCGCCCGGTTCACCGCCGAGACCTTCGACCTCTCCCGCGAACTCCCGCTGCGCGTCGCGCTGTTCCTCCCCGACGACGGCCCCGGCGCCACCCTCGCCGTGCTGCTCCACCATGTCGCCGGCGACGGCTGGTCGCTCGCTCCGCTGATGAACGACCTCTCCGCCGCCTACCGGGCCCGCGCCGGAGGCGACGCGCCCGGCTTCGACCCGCTCCCCGTCCAGTACGCCGACTACACCCTGTGGCAGAACGACGTCCTCGGCGACCCGGCCGACCCGGACTCCGTCGTGGCCCGCGGCCTCGGCCACTGGCGCACCGCGCTCGACGGCCTTCCCGCGGAGACCGCCCTGCCCCTCGACCGGCCCCGTCCCGCCGACCGGACCCACGAGGGCGGGATCGTCCACACCGACCTCGGCGCGGACGTCCACGAACGCCTGGTGCGCCTCGCCGCCGCGCACGACGCCAGTGTCCTCATGGTCCTCCAGGCCGCCCTGGGCCTCGCGCTGCGCGCCGCGGGCGCCGGTGACCGGCTCGCCCTCGGCACCCCCGTAGCCGGGCGCGAGGACGAAGCCCTCGACGACCTCGTCGGCTTCTTCGTCAACACCCTGGTGCTGCCCACCGACACCTCCGGCGACCCGGCCTTCGCCGCCCTCCTCGACCGCGTCCGGGAGAGCGACCTCGCCGCCTTCGCCCACCAGGGGATCCCCTTCGACCTGCTGGTCGAGCAGTTGAGCCCGCCCCGGGCGCCCGGTCTGCACCCGCTGTTCCAGGTGATGCTCACCCTGCGCACGGCCGTCACCGCCGAGGAGACCTTCCGCTTCGGCGGCGACGGCGGCGGTGGTGCCGCCGGTACCGGCGCCGCGGACGCCGGCATCACCGGGCGCTTCGCCGGGGAGGGCCCCGCCACCACCAAGTTCGACCTCACCGCCGCCTGCGTGGAACTGCGCGGCGCGGACGACGCCCCCGCCGGACTGCGGATCGCCCTGGAGTACGCCCGCGACGTCCTCGACGAGGACGTGCCCCGGATCCTGCTCACCGCACTGGAACGCGCCCTTCGCGCTGCCGCCGGTGACGCCGGCGCCCCCGTCCGCGACACCGACCTGGTGCCCGGCGCCGAGCGGCGCGCCCTCGACGCCCGGCGGACCCGCGGCGCCGAGCGCGCCGCCGCCCGCGAGGCCGCCGCCGCGGCGGCCCGCGGCGCCACCGGACCGGCCGCCCCCCACACCGACACGCTGTGCGGCATGTTCGCCGAGGTCCTCGGCCTCGAACGGGTCGGCCCGCACGAGGACTTCTTCACCATCGGCGGCCACTCCATGAGCGGCGTCCGCCTCGCCAACCGGATCCGGGCCCGTCTCGGCGTCCACGTCCAGGTGCGCGACCTGTTCCTGGCCCCCTCGCCCGACGCCCTCGCCCGCCGCATCGCCGGAGCCGGACACCGCGCCGACGGCACCGGCGACGCGGGCGCCGCCGGCCGGCCCCGGCCCGCCGCGCGCGCCGACCGGCCCGAGCGCCTCCCGCTCTCCCGCGCCCAGCGCCGGCTCTGGTTCATCGACACCCTCGAAGGCCCCAGCGCCTCCTACAACATCCCGATCGTCCTGCGGCCCGCCGCGCCCCTCGCCGCCGCCCCGCTCGCCGACGCGCTCGCCGACCTCTGCGCCCGGCACGAGGTGCTGCGCACCCGCTACCGCGACGCCGACGGCGAGCCCCACCAGGAGGTCCTGCCCGCCGCCCGCCCGGTCCTCGACGTCCGCGTCGTCCCCGCCACCGGGCTCGCGGCCGCCGCGGCCGAGGCGTCGGCCCATGTCTTCGACCTCGCCGGCGAGATACCGCTGCGGGCCACGCTCCTCGAACCGGACGACGGCAGCGGCCAGGTGCTGGTCCTGCTGGTCCACCACATCGCCGCCGACGGCTGGTCCACCGGACCGCTGCTGGCCGACCTCTCCACCGCCTACCTCGCCCGCGCCGAGGGCCGCGCCCCCGGCTTCGACCCGCTCCCCGTCCAGTACGCCGACTACGCCCTCTGGCAGCAGGACCTCCTCGACGGTCCCGAGGCCGACGCCCACCGCGTGTTCTGGGAGACCACCCTGGCCGGCGCCCCCGCCGTCCTCGACCTGCCCGCCGCCCGCCCGCGCCCCGCCGAGGCGACCCACCGCGGCGGACACGCCCCGCTGACCCTCGACGCCGCCACCCACCGGGCCCTGGAGGCCCTCGCCCGCGAGAACGGCGCCACGCTCTTCATGGTCCTCCAGGCCGCCCTCGCGACCGTCCTCACCCGGCACGGCGCCGGCACCGACCTGCCGCTCGCCACCATGACGGCGGGACGCGACGACGAACTCCTCGGCCCCATGGTCGGCTTCTTCGTCAACACCCTGGTGCTGCGCACCGACACCTCCGGCGACCCGGCCTTCGCCGACCTCCTCGACCGCGTCCGGCGCACCGACCTGGCCGCCTACGCCCACCAGGAGCTCCCCTTCGACCGGGTCGTCGAACACCTCAACCCCGTCCGCACCACCGCCCACCACCCGCTCGCCCAGGTCGTCGTGCAGCTCCACCACGACTACGCCGGCGGCGTGCCCGGCGCGGACGCCGCCCGGAGCCTGTTCCGCGACGACGCCCCGGCCCTGCTGACCACCGTCACCACCAAGTTCGACCTCACCTTCGCCCTGACCGACCTGCGCGACGCCGACGGCGCACCGGCCGGCCTCACCGGCGGACTGGAGTACGCCACCGACCTGTTCGACGCCCCCGCCGCCGCCCTGATCGCCGGCCACCTGGAACGCACCCTGCGCGCCGTCGCCGCCGACCCCCGGCTGCGGATCGGGGAGATGCCCCTGCTCACCGACGCCGACCGGTTCCGCCTCACCGGCGAGTACAACGACACCGCCACCGTCGTCACCCCCCGGGGCACCGTGCACGAGCTGCTCGCCCGCCGTGCCGCCCGCACCCCGGACGCCCCCGCGCTGATCACCGACGACGGCACCGTCTCCCACGGGGAACTCGACGCCCGCGCCGACGCCCTCGCCGCCCGGCTCCGCGCCGCCGGTGTGCGCCGCGGTCACACCGTCGGCGTCCTGCTGGAACGCGGGGTGCCGCTCGTGGTCGGCGCGCTCGCCGTCCTCAAGTGCGGCGCCGCCTACCTGCCGCTCGACCCCCGGCTCCCCGCCGCCCGGATCGCCCTGATGACCGCCGACGCGGACGCCGCGCTGCTCGTCACCGACACGGCCCACGCCCCGGACGCCCCCGGCGGCGCGGCCCGCACCGCCCTGCTCCTCGTCGACGGCACCGACACCCCGGCCTCCGCGCCCGTGCCGGAGCCCGCGGACACCGCGGCGCACGCCGACGACCTGATGTACGTGATGTTCACCTCCGGCTCCACCGGCCGGCCCAAGGGCGTCGGCGTCACCCACCGCAACGTGCGGGAACTCGCCGCCGACGGCGACACCGCGCGCGGCGGACCGCACCGGATGCTGGTGCACTCCGCCACCGGCTTCGACGCCTCCGTCTTCGAGATCTGGGTGCCCCTGCTGAACGGCGGCTGTCTGGTCGTGATGCGCGGCGACGGCACCGACCTCGCCGAGACCGCCCGCACCGTCCGCGAACACGGCGTCACCTGCGCCTACTTCACCGTCGGCCTGTTCCACGTCATGGCCGACGAGGGCCTGGACACCCTGCGGCTGCTGCGCGAGGTGTGGACCGGCGGCGACGTCGCCGCCCCGGCCGCCGTGCAGCGCGTCCTCACCCACTGCCCGGACACCGTCCTCGTCCACTCCTACGGCCCCACCGAGACCACCTTCGCCTCCCACAACCAGTGGTTCACCACCGGCGAGCGCACCCTCGGCGGCGCGGGACTCCACCTCGGACGGCCGATGGACAACACCCGCAGCCATGTCCTCGACACGGCGCTGCGGCCCGTGCCCCCCGGCGTCCCCGGCGAGCTGTACGTCGCCGGAGCCCATGTCGCCCGCGGCTACCTCGGCCGCCCCGGCCTCACCGCCGAACGGTTCGTCCCCGACCCCTTCGAGGCCGACGGCAGCCGGATGTACCGCACCGGCGACCGCGTCCTGTGGACCCCGGACGGCGAACTCCGCTTCCTCGGACGCGCCGACGGCCAGGTCAAACTGCGCGGTGTGCGGATCGAGCCCGGCGAGGTCGAACGCGTCCTCGCCGCCCACCCCGCGGTCGGGCAGGCGCTCGTCGTCGTCCGCGAGGACCGGCCCGGCGACAAGGCCCTCGTCGCCTACGCCGTCCCCCGTGCCGAGGACACCGTCACCGGGGCCGAACTCCTCGCCGAGGCCCGCGCCCACCTCCCCGAGCACCTGGTGCCCGCCGCCGTCGTGGTCCTCGACGCGCTGCCGCTGACCGTCAACGGCAAGCCGGACCGCGCCGCCCTGCCGGCCCCCGGCCGGCCGGCCGCCGACCCTGCCGGGCGGGCCCCCCGCAACGCCCGCGAGGAGGTGCTGTGCGGCCTGTTCGCCGAGGTCCTCGGCGTTCCCCGGGTCGGCATCGACGACAACTTCTTCACCCTGGGCGGCCATTCGCTGCTCGGCGTGCGTCTGGTCAACCGCATCCGCCGCGTCCTCGGCGTCGAACGCACCGTCCGCGACCTGTTCCGCTCGCCCACCCCCGCCGGCCTGCTCGGCACCGAGGACGACGACGCCTCCGCAGCCCTCGGGGTGCTGCTGCCGCTGAGCAGCCGCGGCACGGCCCGCCCGCTGTTCTGCGTCCACCCCGGCACCGGCGTCGGCTGGGCCTACGCCGGCCTCGCCCGGCACCTCGGCGCGGACCAGCCGCTCTACGCCCTCCAGGCGCGCAGCCTCGGCGACCCCGCCCACCGGCCGCGCAGCGTCGAGGAGATGGCCGACACCTATCTGGAACGGATCCGCGAGGTCCAGCCCTGGGGCCCCTACCGGCTGCTCGGCTGGTCCTTCGGCGGCCTCGTCGCCCACACCATGGCCGTACGCCTGCGGGAGGCCGGCGAACAGGTCGAGCTGCTCGCCCTGATGGACGTCCACCAGACCGGCCCCGGCAGCGTCCGCGTCCTGCCGCCCGAGGAGCGGGCCCCCGAGCCGGCCGGCCTCGCCGGGGCGATGGAGCGCGTCCGCCGCGAGGACCCCGTCCTCGCCGGCTTCTCCGCCTCGGAACTCCGCGCCGTGCTGCGGGCCTCCGAGACCCACGCGGAGCTGATGTCCCGCCATGTGCCGGGCGTCGCCGACACCGACGTGCTGTTCTTCACCGCCCGCAGGGAGGGCGAGCCCGAGGGCGCCCTCGCCGCCACCTGGATCCCCTTCACCGAGGGCACGGTGGAGAACCGCACCCTGGAATGCGGCCATCTGCGAATGGCCGAACCGGAACCTCTCGAAATCATCGGAAGAATTGTCTCGGAGAAAATCTCCGCCCTGCAGAAGAAAGAAACGAGGAGTCAGTCATGA
- a CDS encoding SAM-dependent methyltransferase — MNDILVVLRAEDAVVDFLSLLAPAGGTAARVLLCDTGETLSFAAGTGSAERLTALAARVRPADGSAASPGTADLTERLRRLGADGGTRVWTHSPADTRRSRGRVGRDTALAADTLGLPVRHAVGHSPYLQFVSDLDHPLGRRECAAKLRFVNTHCAHLLDSDSPEHLLTTGRVPATERFFASGAEERERLYALMASLDDEAAAVPDPWEFATSPYEQRRLDATTAWVARTLAPGDGRLVEVGACEGALTARLLDKGYGVAATEPNPAFRERLARQVRSDRLGVHAHGLEDLAGGGNGGGAGGGGLPGAAYLLIEMLYYGQDPGLLDTLPTDLVLVALEPEALDTRLRPWLDGNGVWECTDETVLVRPALEAVCGGRAHLRKRGSTGLVLRRRA; from the coding sequence GTGAACGACATCCTCGTGGTGCTCAGAGCCGAGGACGCCGTCGTCGACTTCCTCTCCCTGCTCGCCCCCGCGGGCGGCACGGCCGCCCGTGTCCTGCTCTGCGACACCGGGGAGACCCTGTCGTTCGCCGCCGGAACGGGCAGTGCAGAACGCCTCACCGCGCTCGCCGCCCGCGTCCGCCCGGCGGACGGATCCGCGGCCTCGCCCGGCACCGCCGACCTCACGGAGCGGCTCCGCCGGCTCGGAGCCGACGGCGGCACACGGGTGTGGACCCACTCCCCCGCCGACACCCGGCGCAGCCGCGGGCGCGTCGGACGCGACACCGCGCTCGCCGCCGACACGCTCGGACTGCCGGTCCGGCACGCCGTCGGGCACTCGCCGTACCTCCAGTTCGTCAGCGACCTGGACCACCCGCTCGGCCGCCGGGAGTGCGCGGCCAAGCTCCGCTTCGTCAACACCCACTGCGCGCACCTGCTCGACAGCGACTCGCCGGAGCACCTGCTCACCACCGGCCGGGTGCCGGCCACCGAGCGCTTCTTCGCCTCCGGCGCCGAGGAGCGCGAGCGCCTGTACGCGCTGATGGCGAGCCTCGACGACGAGGCGGCCGCGGTGCCGGACCCCTGGGAGTTCGCCACCTCTCCCTACGAGCAGCGGCGGCTGGACGCCACCACCGCCTGGGTCGCCCGCACGCTCGCCCCCGGCGACGGACGGCTCGTGGAGGTCGGCGCCTGCGAGGGCGCGCTCACCGCCCGCCTGCTCGACAAGGGCTACGGCGTGGCCGCCACCGAACCCAACCCGGCCTTCCGCGAGCGCCTCGCGCGCCAGGTGCGCTCCGACCGCCTGGGCGTCCACGCCCACGGGCTGGAGGACCTCGCCGGGGGCGGGAACGGGGGCGGTGCGGGCGGGGGCGGGCTGCCGGGGGCCGCGTACCTGCTGATCGAGATGCTCTACTACGGCCAGGACCCGGGCCTGCTCGACACCCTGCCCACCGATCTCGTACTCGTCGCCCTCGAACCGGAGGCCCTGGACACCCGGCTGCGTCCCTGGCTCGACGGGAACGGCGTCTGGGAGTGCACCGACGAGACCGTCCTCGTCCGCCCCGCGCTGGAGGCCGTCTGCGGCGGGCGGGCCCATCTGCGCAAGCGCGGCAGCACCGGGCTGGTCCTGCGCCGCCGGGCCTGA